The Halorussus gelatinilyticus genome contains the following window.
TTCCACCTCGACCGTCGTCCGAACGTCCCGCGAGGACCGGGCCACCTCGACGGTGTAGGTCCCGTCGTCGGTGACCCACCCGTCGTCGGGGGCGTAGCGGGCGAACGCCCGGTCGCCGAACTCGACTTCAACGGTCCGAGTCTCCCCCGCGTCCAGACCGACCGCGGCGGCACCGGCGAGTTCCCGGACCGGTCGCTCGACGCCGTCGGGGGCTTCGGGCGGTCGGACGTACGCCTGCACGACCTCGCGGCCGGGTCGCTCCGCGCGGTTCTCGACGGTGACTCGGACCGACTCGCCGTCCGACTCGGCCTCGCCGTACCGGAAGTCGGCGTAGGAGCGGCCGTGGCCGAACGGGTAGGTCGGCTCGGCGTCCGCGGCGTCGAAGTGGCGGTAGCCGACGAACGGCCCCTCCGAGTAGTCGGCCGCTCCATCGACGCCGGGGTACTGGGCTTCGTCGGTCGCGGGGTAGGCGTCCTCGGGCGCGAAACTGACCGGGAGCCGTCCGGCCGGGTCGCGGTCGCCGTACAGCACGTCGGCGAGCGCGGTGCCGTGGGCCTGTCCGGGGTACCACGCCGCGAGCAGCGCGTCCACCTCCTCGCGCCACGGCAGTTCCACCGGTCCGCTGGCGTTGACCGCGACGACCGTTCGGTCGGCCGCCTCGGCGACCGCCTCGACCAGTTCGTCCTGCCGACCCGGCAGTCGGAGGTCGTCGCGGTCCCGAGCCTCGGTGGTGGCGTCGCGCACGGCGACCACGGCGACGTCGGCCGCGTCGGCGGCCGCGACCGCCTCGTCTATCGAGACATCTGAGTCGGCGTCCGGGTCGCCGTCTTCGTCTGCGTCGTAATCGATGTACGGGAGCAGGTCGAACAGCGAAACGTCCTCGATTTCGGGGACGCCGTGTGCGACGGTTACCTCGCCCTCGGCGCGGGCGGTGACGCCCTCCTCGGGGCTGACCGCCCGGAACGGCGTCGTCTCCGAGGAGCCGCCACCGCCCACGGTCGCCTCGTGGACGTTCGGCCCGACGAGCGCGACGTCCGTCCCGTCGTCGAGCGGCAGGACGCCGTCGTTTTCGAGTAGGACCGTCCCGCGCGCGGCGATGCGCTCGGCGAGGTCCCGGTGTTCGGGCGTGTCGAGCGCGCCCTCGTCCCGGTCGCCGTCGAGTAGCCCGATGCGCTCCATCTGGCCGAGGACGCGGGCGACCATGTCGTCGAGACGCTCGGCGGGGACCGTCCCGTCGGTGACCGCCTCGGCCAGCGGGTCGCCGAAGAGACCGGCCTTCGTCGGGTCGGGGATGCCGTCGATGGCGCCGAGGTCGGCGTCCGCGTCGTCCGGATTCCCTTCGTCCGTCTCGCTGGCTCCGTCCGGGGCGTCTTCGAGGTCCGCCACCGAGACGCCGGGCATCTCGACGTCGAGGCCGGCGGTAGCCGCGCCGACGGTGCTCTCGACTCCGTACCAGTCCGAGACGACGTACCCGTCGAACCCCCACTCCTCTTTGAGGACGTCGGTGACCAGTCGGCGGTGGTCGCTCATGTGGGTGCCGTTCACCCGGTTGTAGGCGGTCATCACCGACCCGACGCCGGCCTCGACCGCGGCGCGGAACGCCGGCAGGTAGAGTTCGCGGAGCGTCCGCTCGCCGACGTCGGCGCTGACCTCCGTGCGGTGTTGCTCTTGGTTGTTGGCGACGTAGTGCTTCACGGTGGCGACCACGTCCTCGTTCTGGATTCCCTCGACGACGCCCGCGGTCACGTCGGCCGCCAGTCGGGGGTCCTCGGAGAAGTACTCGAAACTGCGGCCGCAGTGGGGTACTCGGAGGAGGTTGGTCCCCGGCGCGAGCAGCGCGTCTTGGTCGTGCGCCTTCGCCTCGCGCGCCATCGCCGCGCCCTGCTCGCGCGCGAGGTCCGGGTCGAACGTCGCCGCCAGCGCGACCGAGGCGGGGAACGCGGTGGCGCGCTCGCCCTCGGCGCGCACGCCGAGCGGCCCATCGACCAGTCGGAACTCGGGGACGTCGAGGCGGTCGATGCCGGGCAGGTAGCCCGTCGCGGTTCCCGCCGGGTCCGTGGTGCCCCGAACTAATCTCAGCTTCTCGTCGCGTGTGAGTTCGCCTACCAACTGCTCGACTCGGTCGGTCGTGTCGGCCATACGTAACGGTCCGTCGGCGGAGGGTTAGATGTTGGCGTAGACGCAAAAGGGTGGAAACCCCGGCGGTTCGGGGTTCGAACGGCGACGGCGAGGCGGTCGCGGACGCGGTAATGCAGACCTCACATCCACTACTGGCGAACGAGCGCGTTTCAGTTCTCGAGGTGGCAGTCCGGCGGACGGATGGGAGACCGGACCGATGGGTGGTCGCTGCGTACGAGGCCCAGTACTGGTTTTAAAACGGCAAAACAGTCATACGTAGCGTGTGAGCACGACCGCCAAATCGCGCTACGCTTCCGTGGACACGGCGTCCGTCACTTCTGTCTCCTCACCGCGCTTGGGCACGCGAACGCGGAGCGTCCCGTTCTCGGTCAGGGTCGCCGTCGCCTCCTCGGCGTTTACCACGGCGTCGGCGGGCAGGTCGGCCTTCCCGTCGAGCGAGAGGCCACGACCGGGAAACAGCATCTCGAACCCCTCGTAGAAGTCCCGGAAGCGGTCGATGCGGACGTGGACCGCGCCGTCGGCGTACCGGACCTGCACGTCGCTACCCGTCGCGCCCGGCGCGTCGAACACCACGAGGTAGGCGTCGTCGCTCTCCAGCAGGTCCACGGGGAGCGGCTTGGACTCTTGGACCTTGCTCGCAGCCCGGCCGACGCGCTGGAGGACGGCGTTCCCGACCGAGCGACCGATGTCTCGTATGGTCATAGCTCGATGGCTTCCAGACAGTCGGTTCCGCCGCAGTACGGACACTGGAAGTCCGAGACCCCCACGTCGTCGGGCATGTCGTAGGTGTAGTGCATCTCGAACATGTCCATCTCGCAGTCGTCGTTCGTACACTTCACTTCGAGCGTCGCGGGCATATCCGAAACTAACGCCCGAGCGACCATAAACGGGAGGGCTTCGGCGATTCTCTGCCGGGTCGAGTCGCCGAATTCCCCGCCGTCGTATCAGACTGCCGTTAGTCGTCGTCTCCCTCGTCTCGCCCCTTTTCGCCGTGCCCGTTTCCGCGTCCGTGCCCGTTTCCGCGGTCTTTCCCCCGGCCGCGGTCCTCGCCGTTTCCGAGTCCACGGCCGTTTCCGCCTCCCTTCCCCCTGCCGTGACCTTTTCCGGGATGCCCGTCGGAGTCTTCGTCTTCCGCTTCCTCGGCGTCACCTGTTTCCTTGCCGTCTCCTGTCTCGCTGTCGGCTTCTGACTCCTCTTTGTCGTCTCCCTTCGCTTCGCCGCCGTCCGCTCCGTTCTCCTTGCTCTCGTCCGCCTCGTTCGCTTCTCCCTCGCCCCGGTCGTCTCCCTCTTTTTCGTCACCGCCCCGCGTGACCAGTTCCACGTCGGCAGTTCCGACGACCTCCCGCCCGGCCTCGGTTCTGGCCGTCAGTTCCGCATCGTCGGTGTCCCAGCCGATGCCCGTCGAATCGAGTCGGAAGAGGAGTTTCAGGTCGGTCCGACCGTCGCCGTCGGCGTCCGTCCGGATGCGCTTCGCCGGGGTCGCGCCGTTCGGCCCGAACCGGACGCTCCCGCGGGCCACCTCGGTCGCGTCGAACTCGGCGGTCGAGCGGAC
Protein-coding sequences here:
- a CDS encoding beta-glucosidase family protein, which produces MADTTDRVEQLVGELTRDEKLRLVRGTTDPAGTATGYLPGIDRLDVPEFRLVDGPLGVRAEGERATAFPASVALAATFDPDLAREQGAAMAREAKAHDQDALLAPGTNLLRVPHCGRSFEYFSEDPRLAADVTAGVVEGIQNEDVVATVKHYVANNQEQHRTEVSADVGERTLRELYLPAFRAAVEAGVGSVMTAYNRVNGTHMSDHRRLVTDVLKEEWGFDGYVVSDWYGVESTVGAATAGLDVEMPGVSVADLEDAPDGASETDEGNPDDADADLGAIDGIPDPTKAGLFGDPLAEAVTDGTVPAERLDDMVARVLGQMERIGLLDGDRDEGALDTPEHRDLAERIAARGTVLLENDGVLPLDDGTDVALVGPNVHEATVGGGGSSETTPFRAVSPEEGVTARAEGEVTVAHGVPEIEDVSLFDLLPYIDYDADEDGDPDADSDVSIDEAVAAADAADVAVVAVRDATTEARDRDDLRLPGRQDELVEAVAEAADRTVVAVNASGPVELPWREEVDALLAAWYPGQAHGTALADVLYGDRDPAGRLPVSFAPEDAYPATDEAQYPGVDGAADYSEGPFVGYRHFDAADAEPTYPFGHGRSYADFRYGEAESDGESVRVTVENRAERPGREVVQAYVRPPEAPDGVERPVRELAGAAAVGLDAGETRTVEVEFGDRAFARYAPDDGWVTDDGTYTVEVARSSRDVRTTVEVER
- a CDS encoding DUF7559 family protein; amino-acid sequence: MPATLEVKCTNDDCEMDMFEMHYTYDMPDDVGVSDFQCPYCGGTDCLEAIEL